In Streptomyces sp. NBC_01707, a genomic segment contains:
- a CDS encoding glycoside hydrolase domain-containing protein produces MADEMVRLAQRFVNTTYNNGATLGISKLDENGVTGWPTMYALTRALQYEMGITALSDSFGPTTLSTIGAKYGKLDETTIPSANFCRIIQSALYCKGYDGGEIDGTYNSRVQAAVEKLNQNMGLGVTYPGSSLWPKVVKGLFNMDAYVTVNNGSDAIRSIQQWLNGRYILRKDFYVIPCDGHHSRDVAKSMLFAIQYELGMADGTANGVFGPGTQSGLKSHTVSLGTTGTWAQLFTAAMILNKRSVSFGDFTADVKSGVESFQSFIKLSVTGQGDFQTWASLLVSYGDQSRKGTACDGVTMVTPPRAQALKDAGYKYIGRYLFNPSSTSLPEKQIQPGELATIKEYGLRCFPIFQTWSRSADYFSYNQGTNDAFRAIEWAQYHGFKAGTIIYFAVDYDAMDGEVTDYVIPHFRGVMRTVGENSSYGVGVYGPRNVCQRVADAGYAAASFVSDMSSGFSGNLGYPMPTNWAFDQIATVTVGSGSGAIEIDNNIASGRDTGQGDFDPGSYTDGLDVDLDKATYQDMMLTDVQNYLTSIGVPETGGDGWTDSDWATLGGISTTKAFELVLSADWLFTSLARQLKLRKALIQAPVLWELRKLNPLDFVADEAVEHGLKDDSSTGWGQIFAWVTIEARNYCMQQGIINGTPLTDSDVRAVWDDLQDPTYNIRSVAYLTLYNSHQLGIARPSLTTSLADTQALLARYNGTGDDAEQYGRELVGLYNVLENYNQLSRNQ; encoded by the coding sequence ATGGCCGACGAGATGGTTCGTCTCGCCCAAAGATTCGTGAACACCACTTACAACAACGGCGCGACGCTCGGCATATCCAAACTGGACGAGAACGGCGTCACCGGCTGGCCCACCATGTATGCCCTGACCCGGGCGCTCCAGTACGAAATGGGCATCACCGCCCTGTCGGACTCCTTCGGCCCGACCACGCTGTCGACGATCGGCGCGAAGTACGGCAAATTGGATGAAACAACCATCCCCTCGGCGAACTTCTGCCGAATCATCCAGTCCGCCCTGTACTGCAAGGGTTACGACGGCGGCGAGATCGACGGCACGTACAACTCCCGGGTCCAGGCCGCCGTCGAAAAGCTGAACCAGAACATGGGCCTGGGCGTCACGTATCCGGGCAGTTCCCTGTGGCCGAAGGTGGTCAAGGGCCTGTTCAACATGGACGCCTACGTCACCGTCAACAACGGTTCCGACGCCATCCGTTCCATTCAGCAGTGGCTCAACGGCCGGTACATCCTCCGCAAGGACTTCTACGTCATCCCCTGCGACGGCCACCACTCCCGCGACGTCGCCAAGTCGATGCTGTTTGCGATCCAGTACGAGCTGGGCATGGCCGACGGCACCGCGAACGGCGTGTTCGGACCCGGCACGCAGTCCGGCCTGAAGTCCCACACGGTTTCGCTCGGCACCACCGGCACCTGGGCGCAGCTGTTCACCGCGGCAATGATCCTGAACAAGCGGAGCGTTTCCTTCGGGGACTTCACCGCTGACGTGAAGTCCGGCGTGGAGAGCTTCCAGTCGTTCATCAAGCTCTCCGTCACCGGCCAGGGCGACTTCCAGACCTGGGCCTCGCTGCTGGTCTCCTACGGCGACCAGTCCCGCAAGGGCACGGCGTGCGACGGCGTCACGATGGTCACGCCGCCGCGTGCGCAGGCCCTGAAGGACGCCGGCTACAAGTACATCGGCCGCTATCTCTTCAACCCGTCCAGCACGAGCCTGCCGGAGAAGCAGATCCAGCCCGGCGAGCTCGCCACGATCAAGGAGTACGGGCTGCGCTGCTTCCCGATCTTCCAGACGTGGAGCCGCTCGGCCGACTACTTCAGTTACAACCAGGGCACCAACGACGCGTTCAGGGCGATCGAGTGGGCTCAGTACCACGGCTTCAAGGCCGGCACGATCATCTACTTCGCGGTCGACTACGACGCGATGGACGGTGAGGTCACGGACTACGTCATTCCGCACTTCCGCGGCGTCATGCGCACGGTCGGGGAGAACTCCAGCTACGGCGTGGGCGTCTACGGGCCGCGCAACGTGTGCCAGCGTGTCGCGGACGCCGGCTACGCGGCCGCGAGTTTCGTGTCGGACATGTCCAGCGGGTTCTCGGGGAACCTTGGCTATCCGATGCCGACGAACTGGGCATTCGACCAGATCGCCACAGTCACCGTCGGCTCGGGTTCCGGCGCGATCGAGATCGACAACAACATCGCCTCGGGCCGTGACACCGGCCAGGGCGACTTCGATCCCGGCTCCTACACCGATGGCCTGGACGTCGACCTGGACAAGGCCACCTACCAGGACATGATGCTGACGGACGTCCAGAACTATCTGACGTCGATCGGCGTTCCGGAGACCGGTGGCGACGGCTGGACCGACAGTGACTGGGCGACGCTGGGCGGCATCTCCACCACCAAGGCGTTCGAACTCGTGCTGAGCGCGGACTGGCTGTTCACTTCGCTGGCACGGCAGCTCAAGCTCCGTAAGGCCCTGATCCAGGCGCCGGTACTGTGGGAGCTGCGCAAGCTGAACCCCTTGGACTTCGTCGCCGACGAGGCCGTCGAGCACGGTCTGAAGGACGACTCCAGCACCGGTTGGGGGCAGATCTTCGCGTGGGTGACCATCGAGGCCCGCAACTACTGCATGCAGCAGGGCATCATCAACGGAACTCCGCTGACCGACTCCGATGTGCGGGCGGTGTGGGACGACCTCCAGGACCCGACCTACAACATCCGGTCGGTGGCCTATCTGACGCTCTACAACTCGCACCAGCTCGGGATCGCCAGGCCGAGCCTGACCACCAGCCTGGCCGACACCCAGGCCCTGCTGGCCCGGTACAACGGGACCGGTGACGACGCCGAGCAGTACGGCCGCGAGCTGGTCGGCCTGTACAACGTGCTGGAGAACTACAACCAGCTGTCGCGCAACCAATGA
- a CDS encoding nitrile hydratase accessory protein, whose product MTAPLDIEGPAAPPRSNGELVFAEPWESRAFGMAVTLCEAGVFTWPQFQAALIARIAHWESAPTEHAHWSYYQHWLGALEDVLDGGAVSAVEVTTRARTLAQRPIGYDHDHQH is encoded by the coding sequence GTGACCGCCCCGCTGGACATCGAGGGACCGGCCGCGCCGCCGCGTTCCAACGGCGAGCTCGTGTTCGCCGAGCCGTGGGAGAGCCGTGCCTTCGGTATGGCCGTCACCCTGTGCGAGGCAGGTGTGTTCACCTGGCCGCAGTTCCAGGCGGCGCTGATCGCCCGGATCGCACACTGGGAATCGGCACCGACCGAGCACGCGCACTGGAGCTACTACCAGCACTGGCTGGGCGCACTCGAAGACGTGCTCGACGGCGGCGCCGTGTCGGCCGTCGAGGTCACCACCCGCGCCCGGACACTGGCCCAGCGCCCCATCGGTTACGACCACGACCACCAGCACTGA
- a CDS encoding thiamine pyrophosphate-binding protein, with product MKAFQAVTDAIAAEGLDHMFAVMGDANQDIIVDLGERHGARFVHAHHESSAVGMADGYARFSGKPGLASVTQGPGYTNATTSLVAARLHRTPLMLIAGHASLRDPYNPQGMVDQQALARLTTEATVRLESVHNVDYCLGEAFRQIKVRRGPFILNLPQDVQQTELPDPDWTYRPMYAPKTLQPPRTQDVEEAVRLLASARRPTILCGLGARNSGAEAEVRRLAEHLGAPVGVSILAAGFCANYPLYMGISGGLGSRLTVETLAESDVMVVVGASLNEWTTDFGAILANGKKIIQIDDRPEAFGWFARVAVGMTADAGTAVAALAERLAGTVDVRRPDPGLVQKLQDDRKPETLQYDDGDATDPRRAVCHLEGALPKDDRILVLDGGHAAMVCVKILTVPRAENWAVGWDFGAVGQGLALAIGACFARPGQRVTHTTGDASFMMNVADFHTAVRHELPLTVIVFNDNAVGQEKHDLVHKNLNASYADMPEPDFAKLAAGFGAKGFTVRKPDDLGEIDRALAVENGPVLVDVRINGDVELAASWEIAKHLG from the coding sequence ATGAAGGCATTCCAAGCTGTCACCGACGCGATCGCCGCCGAAGGTCTCGACCACATGTTCGCCGTGATGGGCGACGCGAACCAGGACATCATCGTGGACCTGGGCGAACGGCACGGCGCGAGATTCGTCCACGCCCACCATGAATCCAGCGCTGTCGGCATGGCCGACGGCTACGCCCGGTTCAGTGGCAAGCCCGGTCTCGCGTCGGTCACCCAAGGCCCTGGCTACACCAATGCCACGACCTCGCTGGTGGCCGCACGGCTCCACCGCACACCCCTGATGCTGATCGCCGGACACGCCTCCCTCCGCGACCCGTACAACCCGCAGGGAATGGTGGACCAGCAGGCACTCGCCAGACTCACCACCGAGGCCACCGTCCGACTGGAGTCGGTGCACAACGTGGACTACTGCCTCGGGGAGGCATTCCGTCAGATCAAGGTGCGGAGAGGTCCCTTCATTCTGAATCTGCCCCAGGACGTCCAGCAGACGGAGCTTCCGGATCCCGACTGGACGTACCGGCCCATGTACGCGCCCAAGACCCTCCAGCCGCCGCGTACGCAGGACGTCGAGGAAGCGGTCAGGTTGCTCGCGTCAGCCCGGCGGCCGACGATTCTCTGCGGACTCGGGGCGCGTAACTCCGGAGCGGAGGCCGAGGTGCGCAGACTGGCCGAGCATCTTGGCGCACCGGTCGGCGTATCCATTCTGGCCGCCGGATTCTGCGCGAACTATCCGCTGTACATGGGAATCAGCGGCGGACTGGGTTCCCGTCTGACGGTGGAAACACTCGCCGAGAGCGATGTGATGGTGGTTGTCGGCGCCAGCCTCAACGAATGGACGACCGACTTCGGAGCGATTCTGGCGAACGGTAAGAAGATCATCCAGATCGACGACCGGCCGGAGGCATTCGGCTGGTTCGCCCGTGTGGCCGTCGGCATGACGGCCGACGCCGGAACGGCCGTGGCGGCCCTCGCGGAGCGGCTCGCCGGGACGGTGGACGTACGCCGGCCCGACCCCGGGCTCGTGCAGAAGCTCCAGGACGACCGGAAGCCGGAGACCCTTCAGTACGACGACGGCGACGCCACGGATCCACGCAGGGCGGTATGTCACCTGGAGGGCGCACTGCCGAAGGACGACCGCATCCTGGTGCTCGACGGCGGTCACGCGGCCATGGTCTGCGTGAAGATCCTCACTGTCCCGCGCGCGGAGAACTGGGCGGTCGGCTGGGACTTCGGCGCCGTCGGCCAGGGTCTGGCCCTCGCCATCGGTGCCTGCTTCGCACGCCCCGGACAGCGCGTCACGCACACGACCGGGGACGCCTCGTTCATGATGAACGTCGCCGATTTCCATACGGCCGTCCGCCACGAACTGCCGCTCACGGTGATTGTCTTCAACGACAACGCGGTGGGCCAGGAGAAGCACGATCTGGTCCACAAGAATCTGAATGCGTCCTACGCCGACATGCCGGAGCCCGACTTCGCGAAACTCGCGGCAGGCTTCGGTGCGAAGGGCTTCACCGTACGCAAGCCCGACGACCTCGGCGAGATCGACAGAGCACTGGCCGTCGAGAACGGTCCGGTCCTGGTCGACGTACGGATCAACGGCGATGTGGAACTGGCGGCGAGCTGGGAGATCGCCAAGCACCTCGGCTGA